In Lolium rigidum isolate FL_2022 chromosome 7, APGP_CSIRO_Lrig_0.1, whole genome shotgun sequence, the DNA window cgcggacccatccctaaaacggatggccgcggcgtccagaacgacgcaaacccggcccaaatctgggccgggtttgcgtggctgcggacgcgaaaggctggtcgctcgcgtccgccccttgtccgcccctggcccgcgtgtcatagacatAAACATTTGTTTTCATTAAAAAGAACCCATTACAATTTTTTtaactactacttctatcctactacgtacggggccggcggccttgccggcggctcctcgccggctcgccggcggggccgtggatttcactcgacgcgggcggcttcgtacgcgtgaggattccactccggcTTACGAGCCgggtggtgcggcggcggcgggctgcggcggcggcggaggctttcatcctcctcctttccgtccgcgcgcgctcgggcgcgctcgcgctccgcctctcgctgcggcaccatccgcttcccgcatagctccagctCCTGCAGGGCCGCGcattccacagcggtgcgcgcctccaggcggacgcggccggcggcctgggctTCGTGGTTCCCCaggcgccggcggccggcgcatgcgctcttgccggccgcgctccgccgatgcagcagcctcccgggcgcgccactcgggcgagggcatctggatgaggtgacgggctgctcacatagcgagcagctcgttcttctgcccgaggaggtcgcctaatcggcggcggccggcccggcaggtggcgtcgtgctccttcgtcacgcgcgtgaggtcggcgagacgttcctcgatggcggcgttgatgttcgccggcgcgaggtcctcctcgtcgacggactcctccgcggcggccgccctcctccgcggcctcgtacccggcccgtccgcggtctcgtgccatccgtccgcggccgcctccaccatctccgcatccgcttccttcttcgccgccgcctccgccgcgacgcggagcgcctcgtcgtcggcgacccaccgcgagtccgcgcgctcctcctcctccgtccgtggGAACctcggcccgggcggcgaggagagcttggcccacgtggctgCGGAGGAgcgcgtcatggcgccggagaaggtggagggggagagaacggtgatgcggtgcgtgtgagaccgccgccgtctttatagccggcggtccggcgggaaacttgggcgcgagcgcgcaccaatggcgttttcgcgcgcgggaaccttggtgcgcgcaggatctttcccgcgcgttccaccgcccgccatggctgtcccgtcgaggctcgccatggcgcggcgccgcgcaacgaagacgaaccacgtggcgtctctttgggtcgccgcgttgggcgccgcgtgcgacccaaacggacacgcggacgcggggcgctgtccgcgtgtccgggcggccacgcaaacggcccaaaactgacggcccagcgcgtccgtttggatcggccggttggagatgcccttaactcTTTGGAGGCGTCGTTTCTTCTAGAACCCTTTTTTTGCAGTCTGGGTGTGGCATTTGGTGGTGGTAATTTCTACTGCCTTGCTAATCAGTTCGGCAggttttttttaatctttttttgCTATGTGCATCTTTGAGACTACCTGTTGAAATCATATTGTTGCAATATCTTagaacatctaaatttagacaaacttagaacatccttttatggactgaGATAGTACTACATCTTACCTAATATAAAAGTATTTTACCCTGTTGATAACATTTCAGTGTTCACAGGTTTTTAATAGAAATCCTCGAAATGTTGTGGTATGCTCTTTCTTGCCTTTCTCAAATTTTCTGGTAGTCATTTGATCATAATTTGTATGATCTTCTGGTTTCTATAAACAAACTTTATGTTCTCAAAATTGTGCAGACAAAGAAGTTGATGTTTTCAAATTGCGAAGACAAAGCAGTGGCGGAAAAGAGTGGCCACAATTGGATGGCAGAAAGGTGATTACGGGCAAAGGAATGGCAAGGAAAGCTCCTCCCTAAAAAGTGACACTATCCAGAAATCGTGTGCATTGAATCTGTAGATTGGGCATCCATCAAAAATCAGCCGTGCACATTCATTCTATCCACGCCCAGTTGAGAGTGATGATTTGGACCTTACTGGACATGAGCCAATCCAATTTCTGTCATTGATTGGTGAACACATAAACAATATAGGCACATCCGCACATGGCTAGTACTAGTATACATCAAAGAGGGAACTGACAGCTGAATAGCTGATGTAAGCAATACGGAGCATCAGGTCTAAGAAGCAACGAGTCAAAATTGGGGGTTTGGTCGAGCTTTGAACAAAATTGAGTTGATAAACATGATGGATGAGCGAAGTCGAAAACTTATTAAGCTGGGCACCCATGATGAAAATTAAGGAGGAggaaacgcagtagtagtaacagtAGCGTACGCAATAAGAGGTTAATAATCAAGAGCCGGGATGCGTTGCGGCTGCTTCAATCTTCTTGGCTTATTCCCTGGTGATTCCTCAGCGCGTCGGCGGGCAGGTGCGGCGGCGGCTACTTCTTGGTGAGGACGGCAACGGTTCCGTCCTTCTTGGCGACGATGACGGAGGTGGCCATGCCGAGGAACATGCCGTGCTCGACGACGCCGGTGATGCGGAGCAGGCTGTcgctgatggcgcggaggtcgccGCGTATGCCGTCGTCGAAGAACATCTCGACGATGTGGTTGCCGTTGTCGGTGACGAATAGCTCCTCCTTGCCGTCCCCGGCCTTGGACTTGACGGTCCTGAGCCTGGCGCTGAACCCGGTCACCCCGTCGAACACCTTGCGGACGAGCCCCAGCGTGTAGGCGCTCCCGAAGGGGACGACCTCGACGGGGACTGCGCCCGTGCAGCCGAGGCGCGGCACGAGCTTGGACtcgtcgacgatgacgacgaagCGGGCCCCGGCGCCCTCGATCATCTTCTCGCGGAGGAGCGAGCCGCCGCGGCCCTTGACGAGGTTGAGGTCCGGGTCGACCTCGTCGGCGCCGTCGATGGAGAGGTGGATCTCGGCGGCGTCGGCGAGCGCGAGCATCGGGATCCCGGCGCGCGCGGCGTGCGCCTCCGTCTTGAGGGAGGTGGGCACGCCGGCGACCCCGCGCAGCGCGCCGCTGCGCAGGAGGTCCCCGAGGCGGTCCAGCGCGTGCGCGGCGGTGGAGCCCGTGCCGAGCCCCAGGGTCATGTTGGAGGCCACCATGGCCACGGCCCGGTGCGCGGCGACGCGCTTGAGGTCCTCCTGCGACGCCGTGGGGGAGGAGGCGGCGTCGAGGGtccgcggcggcgaggcggcgctGCCCATGGTGGGGGGTGGGAAACGAGGGTTTCTTGGAGGGATTGGGGGTAACGGGAGGTGGGGGATTTTGGCGAGGATTGATGGCAAAATGGGGAGTTTTAGGAAAGGAGGCGGCGGGAAAGGGGAGCGGAGGTGAGACGACGATAGGAAGGGATTCGGCAGCATTTATGGGCATCGGAACGCGTGAAAGGTGCGCGCGGCGAATCAGGGTAAGGGCATCCGTGTCCGACGTGGTGTGGTGCTCATCAGATTTTTCATTCCTCACGCACACTGCAAAGTCCAAATGGCTTGGGCCTCCAACATTCTTAAACACACTAGCAGGCTGGATTTTAGGTGCAATGCAGCTTTGCCCTCTTTTAGGTGTGGAGCTTACTTATGCTGCCACATAGAAACTTATGGTGCCACCTAAAGTTTCTGTAATTTCCTACAAAACTTTCCATAATCACGGGAAATCAGAAAATGTCATCTTCATCACTACTTTGTTGGAATGCTGAAGGCACTGAGTACAACAACCTTCGCACCAACCAGTTTAACCAAGCATAACTGCAAATGCAACATGCTACATTGCACTCTTCCCCCCTTCCGTAGGAAACTTCCCTTTCTCGATGTCTCCTATCCCCACCCTAGATTACGTTGTATTTTCTCTTCTCGTGCACCATATTTGCTAGGTCGGATATAAGGTACGAAAGAGATGGCGTGAAACTCTTGAATGGAGGATGGAGGGAAACACAACGTCGGTGGTCTAATATAGACTCTTGCTCGGGCGCAATATCAATGCCCACATGGGGAGTTGTTCGGTAAATTCATTTAAGAACTATTGCATTCATGTTGCACACACGGGGATCTTCATACATAATGGATGCATCCACCATCACATAGATGGCATAGGTGTGTAATTTCTTTTTACGATATTCTTACCATCAAATTGTATTGGCCACCTCGACAATTAGTTTCCATTTATTTTCGGACAATAATTAGTATGCATTTAAGAGTTGCAACGTTCAACTAAATCCGTGATCAATTGGATTAAAGTTGGATGGGTGGTCGAGGTTCTTCAAACTAGTACCTTTTATACTGGGACACATGTTTTAGCTTTAAAGTGTAACTTAAGTTATCAATAACACATGGTACCTGTCAACCGCTCTAAAAAATTTCTATTATGTTCATACACATTAGagcgaattccactttttacgttAGTTTTTGACGTGACTTTTTACGTTAGTTGTTGATATGTTTGTTGTTGATGCACTAATAGTTTCCTCGATGTGGGCACATGTTCATAAATGGAAGAGATTTTCTTATCAATAGTGGAATTCATCCTTACCGTCTTTCATCACTGCATAGTAGTAACTTCTTGTTACCGACTCTCTCCATGCTGATTTACTAAGCAGTTAGGCTTCTACGTACTTTAAGAAAAAACTTTGATcattaatttggtcaataaaatatgagatatatgccacaaaagttATATCACTGTAatcatattcaaaagaagttttcgTTGGTATaaattttgtggcatatatcttatattttattgataAACTAATGGTCAATTTTCTTTAAGTATATGCAGGCCtactaaaccggtatggaggagtAATAACGACTGAGTTTGGCTTTTTCCTACACTTTTTCTTAGTAGAAGATTGATCATGGCATTACCTGTACTTGCAGAAAGTTTATGTTTTAGGGCAATGAATGCCTTATTACACTTTTGCATATCATGTAGGAATTCTTGATCTGTGTTTAGATCAACTCCATGTTTTTTGGATTTGTTAGATACTTCTCAACCACTTCATTCAATATGGGCTAGAGTTAGCGTTTTCATATCGCTATAGTATGCTTAGAGTAGCTCCAACCCCCGCACCCCCCACCCCCATTGGGCGTCCGGCGATGCCGTTTTGCCGGCCGAATGGGGGGCACGGAaattttagggggggggggggcattttcCCAGCCGCGGCCCCCATAAGGCCTCCCAAACCGGCCACTTTGAATATAAATCGTTCCCGCCCACATAAACCAAAATGCAGAGAAAAATAGTAAATCGTTCAAATAAATTTGAAGTATATAAAAAACTAGGCTCCTCCTTTGATCATCCACAAATGATCCACTagatcttcttgaagttggtaatgAATCATTGTGTCACGGATTTCCCGACACATGGAGAGGAAGGGAGCAAAAGCAGGCGATCATTCCTCACGCACACTACAAAGTCCAAATGGATTGGGCTTCCAACATTCTTACACGGACTAGTCTCGATTTTAGGTGCAATGCAAGTTTGCCCTCTTTTAGGTGTGGAACCTGCTTATACCACATAAAGTTTCTATAATGCCTTGAAAAACtgttcatgatcatcaaaaattggaaaacagaaacttCATCACTACTTTTGTTCGAATTGTTAGACGAATGAGTACAACAGACTTCGCGTGAACCAGTTTAGCCAAGCATATCCGCAAAGGCAACATGCTACATTGCACTCCTCTCCCATTTCATAGGAAACTTCCGTTTCTCGATGTCTCCTATCCTCACCCTAGATTACGTTGTTTTTTCTCTTCTCGTGCACCATATTCGCTAGCTATGATATAAGGTAGAAAAGAGATAGTGTGAAACTCTTGAAGGGAGGATGGATGGAAAACACAGCGTCTGTGGTCTGATATAGATTCTTGCCCGTGCGCAATGTCAATGGCCACACGGAGAGTTGTTCGATAAATTCATTTCGGAACTATCGCATTCATGTTGCACACACGGGGATCTTCATACATAATGGATGCATCCACCGTGACATATGTAGCATAGTTGTCTAATTTCTTTTTATGTTATTTTTACCATCAAATTCTATTGGCCACCTCGACAATTGGTTTCCATTTATTTTCGGACAATAATTAGTATGCATTTAAGAGTTGCAACGTTCAACTAAATCCGTGATCAATTGGATTAGAGTTAGATGGGCGGTTGAGGTTCTTCAAACTAGTACCTTTTATATTGGGACTCATGTTTTAGCTTTAAAGTTTAACTTaagttatcaatgacacatggtaCATGTCAACCGTTGTAAAAAATATCCATTACATTCATACAAATTAGagcgaattccactttttacgttAGTTTTTACGTGACTTTTTACGTTAGTTGTTGATATGTTTGTTGTTGATGCACTAATAGTTTTCTCGATGTGGGCACATGTTCATAAATGGAAGAGATTTTCTTATCAACAGTGGAATTCGTCCTTACCGTCTTTCATCACTGCATAGCAGTAACTTCTCGTTACCGACTCTTTCCATGCTGATTTATTAAGCAGTTAGGCTTTTACGTACTTTAAGAAAAAACTTTGATcattaatttggtcaataaaatatgagatatatgccataAAAATTTATATCACCGTAatcatattcaaaagaagttttgGTTGGTATAAATTCTATGGcaaatatcttatattttattgataAACTAATGGTCAATTTTCTTTAAGTATATGCAAGCCtactaaaccggtatggaggcctTGGGAAGTCTTCGAGAGTTTTGCCCAGGTGGCGTCTGGCGACATGCCGTATTCTTTCATCCTTCCTCCCAAATCCACCTGATTTCTTCCTTGGATCTTGTTTTTCCGGTTGATTTTCTACCATCCTCCTCAAATCTTGCCCCTCTTTCAATCCCCCACCCTAGATTgaggttcctcttcctcctctctgcCCAGCTCTCTTCTCCCTACCGTCCAACATCTCCCTGCAGCCTACTAGTTTCAATCCTCTGATTCAGCCCACCATCGTTTCCTCCAGACCTTATATTGCCGGATCTAGTCCAACTCAAGCCGTTTCAATTTATCAACGTCTCCGATCTCTTCTCGCGCTGGGACTGCGGGGTGACTGTGTGCTCGTGACAACAGGGTCGGGCGCGCTGTTGATTTTGGGGGCAAAGGCTGTCTTGTCCATGAGGAAGGCATCTGATTGCACCAGCATCATAGTGGTTCCAGAAGATCAATTAGAAGAAATTGAAGTCTTTGAATTGGGCACTGTCAACCCATAAGGTGCCATGAAGTTCATCGGATGGAATTGTCAAGGTGCAGGCAGGGACCTTGGCAGCTCCAACAAAGTGGAGTACCTAGCCAAGCTGATGAAATCCACCGGAGCGCAGATAACATTTGTATCTGAAATCAGAACCTCTCGGTACATTTCTTCTCAACTTAACACCCGTTTTAATATTGCGGATAGCTTTGTAGTGCCCTCTAATGGCCTCTCGGGGGGTCTTTGGCTTCTTTGGACTGATGAAGTCCAAGTCTCGGTTAAGTTCAGTAATCACCATCTTATTCTTGCTATGGTTGTGAATGTACCCACTAATGTGGAGTTTGCGCTGGCTTGTGTTTATGGCGACCCTCATCATCGCCACACTAGGATTATTTGGGATCACATTTCAAATTTTGTGTACAACAACTTAGGCACGCCAGTTGTTTGTTTTGGTGACCTAAACAATATCATGTGTGATGTAGAAACTACCTCGGTTAATGTAAAAAAATATCGTATGCGTAACTTTAATTCCTTTGTTAAAAGTTGTGGTCTTTTTGATCTTGGCTTTAGTGGACCTGCTTATACATGGACGAACAAGCGCTTCTCTTCAAAACCTATATTTGAGAGACTTGACAGATGCCTTGTTAATGCTGATTGGTGTGGTCTTTTTCCTAATACGAATGTTTTCAATTTGCCCATAATGCTGAGTGATCATGCTCCTATTCTTGTTTCCACGGAGTCTCATTTTCGCAGGCCGAAGCTTAGCTTCAAGTTTGAAAACTGGTGGATGATGGAGAATGACTTTCAGAGCACTGCTAAAACAGCTTGGTTGTCCACTGTTAATAGGCCCTTTTATGCTAGAACGTCTAACCTTGCAGGAACTTTGAAAAAATGGTGTAAAAAGAAAAAGCCCCTACAACAACAGCTTGATACTATTGAAGAGCAGATCAACAAAATTCAGCTGCGGCCTCTTGAACTTCAAGACCACACTCTAGAGGCAAGTCTGGTTGCCCAATATGAAGAGAACATGGCCAAGCTTACAGAATTTTATCGACAACGTGCAAAAAAACATTGGGCCACGCAAGGTGATAGAAATACTACCTTCTTCCATAATGCTGTTCTCAAACGTAGAAGACGCAATCGTATATTCTCAATTAGAGATAGTTATGGAAATAATCTTCATGACCCGGATGATATTGCTCTTGAGTTTGTG includes these proteins:
- the LOC124674999 gene encoding probable ribose-5-phosphate isomerase 2, producing the protein MGSAASPPRTLDAASSPTASQEDLKRVAAHRAVAMVASNMTLGLGTGSTAAHALDRLGDLLRSGALRGVAGVPTSLKTEAHAARAGIPMLALADAAEIHLSIDGADEVDPDLNLVKGRGGSLLREKMIEGAGARFVVIVDESKLVPRLGCTGAVPVEVVPFGSAYTLGLVRKVFDGVTGFSARLRTVKSKAGDGKEELFVTDNGNHIVEMFFDDGIRGDLRAISDSLLRITGVVEHGMFLGMATSVIVAKKDGTVAVLTKK